In Desulforhopalus sp., a single window of DNA contains:
- the ugpA gene encoding sn-glycerol-3-phosphate ABC transporter permease UgpA — MIKRSHFKSNALAYLLITPQVLVTVAFFYWPALQGLFQSLMLSDPFGRRSQFVWFENFVRIFTDILYLKSVGITLFFSLATALTSIVFGMALGCLANRALRAKALIRTLLIWPYAVAPAISGILWLFLLHPSYGVVAYFLENVVGIDWNPLLNGNDALFLVVIASAWKQISYNFVFFMAGLQAIPKSLIEAAAIDGAGPLRRFWVITFPLLSPTVFFLTVMNIIYAFFETFGVIHAVTQGGPGGATNTLVYKVYQDGFVGLNMGASAAQSLVLMALIITVTVLQFRFVEKRVQYTT, encoded by the coding sequence ATGATCAAACGTTCCCACTTTAAATCAAACGCCTTGGCCTATCTGCTGATTACTCCGCAGGTGTTGGTTACGGTGGCATTCTTTTACTGGCCAGCACTCCAGGGACTGTTCCAATCGCTCATGCTCAGCGATCCTTTCGGCCGACGGAGCCAATTCGTCTGGTTCGAAAACTTTGTGCGGATATTCACAGATATCCTTTACCTGAAATCGGTAGGCATCACCCTGTTTTTCAGTCTCGCCACCGCTCTCACCAGTATTGTCTTCGGGATGGCCCTGGGCTGTCTGGCCAACCGGGCCCTGCGGGCCAAGGCGCTGATTCGCACCCTGCTCATCTGGCCGTATGCGGTGGCCCCGGCTATATCAGGGATTCTCTGGCTGTTTCTCCTCCATCCTTCGTATGGGGTTGTTGCTTATTTTCTCGAAAACGTCGTGGGCATAGATTGGAATCCCTTATTGAATGGCAATGACGCCTTGTTTCTGGTGGTGATCGCCAGCGCCTGGAAACAGATCAGCTACAACTTCGTGTTTTTCATGGCCGGGCTGCAGGCCATTCCCAAATCGTTGATCGAGGCCGCGGCCATTGATGGCGCCGGGCCGCTTCGCCGTTTTTGGGTGATTACCTTTCCCTTGCTGTCACCGACTGTCTTCTTTCTCACGGTAATGAACATCATTTACGCCTTCTTTGAAACCTTCGGGGTGATCCATGCGGTCACTCAGGGCGGGCCCGGTGGAGCGACCAATACCCTGGTGTACAAGGTCTATCAGGATGGTTTCGTCGGCTTGAACATGGGGGCTTCGGCGGCTCAATCGCTGGTGCTGATGGCGCTGATCATTACCGTTACCGTTCTGCAATTCCGCTTCGTTGAAAAACGAGTCCAGTACACTACGTGA
- a CDS encoding ABC transporter permease subunit, with protein MMVERTPILDTFTYVFLMAGICVVGFPIFYAVTAATLPLDEVAKIPMPLIPGDQFWVNIHAAWDEGHLGRQLVNSFVMASGITIGKIVVSMLGAFSIVYFNYRFRMVAFATVFCTLMLPVEVRILPTYEMAANLLGPVQWLVDTLHLNSLAQWLAGNDFEIALEWSLLNSYTGLILPLVASATCTFLFRQFFLTIPEELCEAAKLDGASPMVFFWKILLPLSTTNIAALVVIEFVYGWNQYLWPLLITTSQDMTTAVIGLKDLIPQTDDVPMWNVAMAGSLLVMAPPVLVVLLMQRWFVKGLVEREK; from the coding sequence ATGATGGTTGAACGTACCCCGATACTTGATACATTCACCTACGTCTTCCTGATGGCGGGGATCTGCGTTGTCGGTTTTCCTATCTTCTACGCAGTAACCGCCGCCACCCTGCCGCTTGATGAAGTTGCCAAAATTCCGATGCCGTTGATTCCCGGCGATCAATTCTGGGTCAACATCCATGCTGCCTGGGATGAAGGGCATCTTGGCCGTCAGTTGGTTAATTCTTTTGTTATGGCCTCGGGCATCACTATCGGCAAGATAGTGGTGTCCATGCTCGGCGCATTTTCCATCGTGTATTTCAACTATCGCTTCCGCATGGTGGCCTTCGCGACCGTTTTCTGCACCCTGATGTTGCCCGTCGAGGTCCGTATCCTGCCAACCTATGAAATGGCCGCCAACCTCCTCGGACCGGTGCAATGGCTGGTGGATACCCTGCATCTCAACAGTTTGGCGCAGTGGCTGGCCGGCAATGATTTTGAGATTGCCCTGGAGTGGAGTCTTTTGAATAGCTATACCGGCCTGATTCTGCCGCTCGTCGCCTCAGCCACCTGCACCTTTTTGTTCAGGCAGTTTTTTTTGACCATCCCCGAGGAACTCTGCGAGGCGGCAAAGCTTGACGGAGCCTCGCCGATGGTCTTTTTCTGGAAGATTCTCCTGCCCCTTTCCACCACCAATATTGCCGCCCTGGTGGTCATCGAGTTCGTCTACGGCTGGAACCAGTACCTCTGGCCGCTGCTCATCACCACCAGTCAGGACATGACCACCGCGGTTATCGGTCTCAAGGATTTAATTCCCCAGACCGATGATGTACCGATGTGGAATGTTGCTATGGCCGGATCGCTGCTGGTCATGGCACCCCCGGTCCTGGTGGTGCTACTGATGCAGCGGTGGTTCGTTAAAGGACTTGTCGAACGGGAGAAATAG
- a CDS encoding HAD-IIB family hydrolase, whose product MQPLRTMAPDASRGIRYILTDIDDTLTLGGKLPASAYAALWRLTEAGYHVIPVTGRPAGWCDLIARQWPVAGVVGENGALYFRYDEGRRTMLRRYWKQEKERLADKVRLAAIEEEVLRTVPGSAVAADQAYREADLAIDFCEDVPPLGREAIQAIVECFTRAGAIAKVSSIHVNGWFGDYDKLAMSRRFFAEVFAVDIEKERRQVLYAGDSPNDAPMFGFFPYSVGVANVLGFAGQMEHQPALVTEQEGGDGFSELADFLLESGPISPVRQVL is encoded by the coding sequence ATGCAGCCGCTTCGGACAATGGCCCCTGACGCCTCCAGGGGAATCCGTTATATCCTCACCGACATTGACGACACCCTCACCCTCGGTGGCAAGCTGCCGGCGTCGGCATACGCCGCCCTGTGGCGCCTGACCGAAGCGGGTTATCACGTCATTCCGGTCACCGGCCGTCCGGCCGGGTGGTGCGATCTGATTGCCAGGCAATGGCCAGTGGCAGGCGTCGTGGGGGAAAACGGCGCCCTCTATTTTCGCTACGACGAGGGGCGAAGAACCATGCTGCGGCGCTATTGGAAACAGGAGAAGGAGCGCCTGGCCGATAAGGTCCGGCTTGCGGCAATCGAGGAGGAGGTATTGCGCACCGTGCCCGGCAGCGCCGTTGCCGCCGACCAGGCTTATCGTGAGGCTGATTTGGCCATCGATTTCTGCGAGGACGTGCCGCCGCTCGGCCGGGAGGCAATTCAGGCCATTGTTGAATGCTTCACCAGGGCCGGTGCCATCGCCAAGGTCAGCTCCATCCATGTCAATGGCTGGTTTGGCGATTACGACAAACTGGCCATGAGCCGCCGCTTTTTTGCCGAGGTCTTTGCCGTGGATATTGAAAAGGAACGCCGGCAGGTTCTCTATGCCGGTGATTCACCGAACGACGCGCCGATGTTCGGCTTCTTTCCGTACAGTGTCGGGGTAGCCAATGTGCTTGGTTTCGCCGGGCAAATGGAGCATCAACCGGCATTGGTCACTGAACAGGAGGGCGGCGACGGCTTTTCCGAACTGGCCGATTTCCTCCTTGAATCAGGGCCTATTTCTCCCGTTCGACAAGTCCTTTAA
- the glpK gene encoding glycerol kinase GlpK, with the protein MASHILAIDQGTTSSRALIFNDRLEIVGGAQQEFRQFFPQSGWVEHDPEEIWSTTLATCRRALAETGLAAGDITAIGITNQRETTIIWDTDSGQAIHRAIVWQDRRTSDFCAELRAAGHDPLITRKTGLLLDSYFSGTKIKWLLDHVPGARERAETGRLRFGTVDSFLLWRLTGGKVHATDATNASRTMLFNIHDNCWDKELLRLFDIPASLLPEVRDSSADFGSTDPALFGSAIAIGGIAGDQQAALVGQACFQPGMIKSTYGTGCFIVLNTGEQAVQSRNRLLTTIGYRLAGKTTYALEGSIFVAGAAVQWMRDAMGLIESASDTGKLARQADINQDVYLVPAFTGLGAPHWDADARGAIFGLTRATGPAELSKAALESVCYQTRDLLEAMRRDWGNMGETVLRVDGGMVASNFTMQFLADILSAPVDRPVILETTALGAAYLAGLQKGLFPPPEQFANDWKRDTRFNPALAEEIRIRKYNGWKDAVRRTLSK; encoded by the coding sequence ATGGCCTCTCACATTCTGGCAATCGACCAGGGAACCACCTCCAGCCGCGCCCTTATCTTCAATGACAGATTGGAGATCGTCGGCGGCGCCCAGCAAGAGTTCCGGCAGTTCTTCCCCCAATCCGGCTGGGTGGAGCATGACCCCGAGGAAATTTGGAGCACCACCCTTGCCACCTGTCGCAGGGCCCTGGCCGAAACCGGTCTTGCCGCAGGTGATATCACCGCCATCGGCATCACCAATCAACGGGAGACAACGATCATCTGGGATACCGATTCGGGACAAGCGATCCACAGGGCCATCGTCTGGCAGGATCGGCGGACCTCCGATTTCTGCGCAGAGCTTCGGGCGGCAGGCCACGATCCGCTGATCACCAGGAAAACCGGGCTGCTCCTTGATTCCTATTTCTCCGGAACCAAGATCAAATGGCTTCTCGACCATGTCCCGGGTGCCCGGGAAAGGGCCGAAACCGGCAGACTGCGCTTCGGCACCGTTGACAGCTTCTTACTGTGGCGCCTGACCGGCGGCAAAGTACACGCCACCGATGCCACCAACGCCTCACGCACCATGCTTTTCAATATCCATGACAACTGCTGGGACAAAGAGCTGCTGCGTCTTTTCGACATCCCCGCTTCGCTGCTTCCCGAGGTGCGCGACTCGTCGGCCGATTTCGGCAGTACCGATCCGGCACTTTTCGGCAGCGCCATCGCCATTGGCGGAATCGCCGGCGATCAGCAGGCAGCCCTCGTCGGCCAGGCCTGTTTTCAGCCGGGGATGATTAAATCGACCTACGGCACCGGCTGCTTCATTGTCCTTAACACTGGAGAACAGGCAGTCCAGTCGCGTAACCGCCTGCTGACCACCATCGGCTACCGCCTGGCCGGCAAAACCACCTACGCCCTGGAAGGCTCGATCTTTGTTGCCGGCGCCGCTGTCCAGTGGATGCGCGATGCCATGGGACTGATTGAATCGGCCTCCGACACCGGCAAGCTGGCCCGTCAGGCCGACATCAACCAGGATGTCTACCTCGTACCGGCCTTCACCGGCCTCGGCGCACCGCATTGGGATGCCGATGCCCGCGGCGCCATTTTCGGCCTGACCCGGGCAACCGGACCCGCCGAATTGTCGAAGGCGGCCCTGGAATCGGTCTGCTACCAGACCCGCGATCTCCTTGAAGCAATGCGTCGCGACTGGGGCAATATGGGGGAAACGGTGCTGCGCGTTGATGGCGGCATGGTCGCCTCCAACTTCACCATGCAGTTTCTTGCCGATATCCTCAGCGCCCCGGTCGACCGCCCGGTGATTCTCGAAACCACCGCTCTCGGCGCCGCCTACCTCGCCGGTCTGCAGAAAGGACTCTTTCCGCCGCCGGAGCAGTTCGCTAACGACTGGAAACGCGATACCCGTTTCAACCCGGCCTTGGCCGAGGAAATACGCATCCGCAAATATAATGGCTGGAAAGACGCGGTCAGACGGACCCTCAGCAAATAA
- the glpD gene encoding glycerol-3-phosphate dehydrogenase, whose translation MTTPIFDLAVIGGGINGCGIARDAAGRGLSVFLTEQNDLACGTSSASTKLIHGGLRYLEYYEFRLVREALREREVLLRAAPHIISPLRFILPHHAGLRPAWLIRLGLFLYDHIGGRKLLPSTTSVNLRTDEAGKVLKQNFSKGFEYSDCWVMDSRLVVLNAMDAAARGATIRTRSKLLAATRSNGIWDLRLFDNNLDREYLVQSRVLINATGPWLDELLNHISHSATREHIRMVKGSHIIVNKLFDHDRAYIFQNADGRIIFAIPYEKDFTLIGTTDVDFHGDPGAASISQEETLYLCHAASEYFTRQLSANDVVSSFSGIRPLFDDGKSDAKAATRDYVLKLDVSQGEAPLLSIYGGKLTTYRKLAESVLAKLSPFLPGMGGKWTENAHLPGGDFQPDTFAGEVDRLLAACPVLQRCHATRLVRTYGTRARSMTAGIRSTADMGYHFGGDLFGFEVDYLIANEWACNSADVLWRRTRLGLVLKADEVLALDAYIATSLSRR comes from the coding sequence GTGACCACACCAATCTTTGATCTTGCCGTAATCGGCGGCGGCATAAACGGCTGCGGAATTGCCCGTGACGCGGCGGGCCGGGGGCTGTCCGTATTTCTCACCGAACAGAATGATCTGGCCTGCGGGACCTCATCGGCCTCCACCAAACTCATCCACGGCGGCCTGCGCTACCTCGAATACTACGAATTTCGCCTGGTTCGCGAAGCCCTGCGGGAACGCGAGGTTCTGCTCCGGGCCGCCCCCCATATCATCTCGCCGCTGCGCTTCATCCTGCCGCATCACGCCGGGTTGCGGCCAGCCTGGCTTATTCGCCTCGGCCTCTTCCTCTACGACCATATCGGCGGCCGGAAGCTGCTTCCCAGCACCACCTCTGTCAACCTCCGCACCGACGAGGCCGGCAAGGTTCTCAAACAAAATTTCTCCAAGGGTTTTGAATATTCCGACTGTTGGGTCATGGACAGCAGGCTGGTGGTTCTCAATGCCATGGACGCCGCAGCGAGAGGGGCAACCATTCGCACCCGCTCAAAACTCCTGGCGGCGACGAGGAGTAACGGGATTTGGGACCTTCGGCTTTTCGACAACAACCTCGACAGGGAATACTTGGTCCAATCCCGAGTGCTGATCAACGCCACCGGCCCTTGGCTCGACGAGCTGCTCAACCATATCTCACACAGCGCTACCAGGGAACATATCCGCATGGTGAAGGGCAGTCATATCATAGTCAATAAATTGTTCGACCACGACCGGGCCTATATCTTCCAAAACGCCGATGGCCGGATCATCTTCGCCATTCCCTACGAAAAGGACTTTACCCTCATCGGCACCACTGATGTCGATTTCCATGGCGATCCCGGCGCGGCCTCCATCTCCCAGGAAGAGACCCTCTACCTGTGCCATGCCGCCTCCGAATACTTTACCCGCCAGCTGTCGGCAAACGATGTGGTGAGCAGCTTTTCCGGTATTCGGCCGCTTTTTGATGATGGCAAGAGCGACGCCAAGGCCGCCACCCGCGACTATGTCCTGAAACTCGACGTCAGTCAGGGGGAAGCCCCGCTCCTGTCCATTTATGGCGGCAAGCTCACCACGTACCGGAAACTTGCCGAGTCCGTGCTGGCAAAGCTCTCCCCCTTCCTCCCCGGGATGGGCGGCAAATGGACGGAAAACGCCCACCTCCCCGGCGGTGATTTTCAACCTGACACTTTTGCCGGGGAGGTGGATAGATTGCTGGCCGCTTGTCCGGTTCTGCAGCGCTGCCACGCCACCCGCTTGGTCAGAACCTACGGAACCCGTGCCCGCTCGATGACCGCTGGGATCAGGAGCACGGCCGATATGGGCTATCATTTTGGCGGTGATCTCTTTGGCTTCGAGGTCGATTATCTTATCGCCAACGAGTGGGCATGCAACAGTGCCGACGTGCTGTGGCGACGCACCCGTCTGGGTCTCGTCCTCAAAGCGGATGAGGTTCTGGCGCTTGACGCATATATTGCAACATCGCTATCCAGGAGGTAA
- a CDS encoding DMT family transporter, protein MTRTRANLLLVLTSMIWGSSFVVQQIGTGELGTITFTGARFLVGALVVLPFALRQMGRLRQEGRRFSPSDTLGIVVTGSMLLTAAALQQHGILRTSVTNSGFLTALYIPLVPLIGLIFLKRRVHFAIWPASIGCFAGTFILSGAQHVALADGDLWILSSTLFWAIHVILVGTMAVRTKAPLVVACGQFLVCGFCGLGLGFCFESPTVPQMLGAIWGILYVGIFSVGLAFTLQVVGQRFTPPADTVIILSSETVFAALGGVVFLGERLSPWQLSGAAIILASILLAELLPLTNIGRPRPLQ, encoded by the coding sequence ATGACGCGCACCCGGGCGAATCTCCTTCTCGTCTTGACTTCAATGATCTGGGGCAGCAGTTTCGTCGTGCAGCAGATCGGCACCGGTGAACTGGGCACCATCACTTTCACCGGCGCCCGCTTTCTCGTCGGCGCCCTCGTCGTCCTGCCTTTTGCCCTGCGGCAGATGGGGAGGCTTAGGCAGGAAGGACGGCGGTTTTCACCCTCCGACACCCTTGGTATAGTTGTTACCGGCTCCATGCTGCTCACTGCGGCGGCGCTGCAGCAGCATGGTATTCTGCGGACCTCCGTCACCAACTCTGGTTTTCTCACTGCCCTGTACATCCCCCTGGTTCCATTGATTGGACTTATTTTTTTGAAACGCCGGGTTCATTTTGCCATTTGGCCGGCATCGATCGGCTGTTTCGCCGGCACCTTTATCCTCAGTGGGGCGCAGCATGTCGCTCTGGCTGATGGTGACCTGTGGATTCTTTCCAGCACCCTTTTCTGGGCAATCCATGTCATCCTCGTTGGTACCATGGCTGTGCGAACCAAGGCACCGCTGGTGGTGGCCTGCGGGCAGTTTTTGGTGTGTGGGTTCTGCGGTCTCGGCCTTGGCTTTTGCTTTGAATCACCGACCGTTCCGCAGATGCTTGGCGCTATCTGGGGAATTCTCTATGTGGGGATTTTTTCGGTTGGCCTGGCTTTCACCCTGCAGGTGGTCGGCCAGCGCTTCACGCCACCAGCCGACACAGTGATCATCCTCAGCTCCGAGACGGTTTTCGCGGCCCTTGGCGGTGTGGTATTCCTCGGCGAGCGATTGTCGCCATGGCAGTTGTCCGGCGCTGCCATCATCCTGGCAAGCATCCTTCTTGCCGAGCTCCTGCCGCTGACCAATATCGGCCGCCCCAGGCCCCTCCAGTAG
- the msrB gene encoding peptide-methionine (R)-S-oxide reductase MsrB — protein sequence MKTSLLILLSITTTLFLAGVITGIADTTAPAKAPATPRTTEIALFAGGCFWCMEKPFEVLDGVISVTSGYSGGNSKNPTYQDYGTGGHIEVVRIIFDPQKISYQQLLDTFWRQIDPTDGGGQFVDRGHSYISGIFYYNDVQKKLAEESKDNLAKSAIFARPIVTPIEPAQEFWPAEEYHQDYYKNNPIRYSYYRNGSGRDDFLKKYWQGKEITMVQDNKAEDLRSRLTPLQYKVTQEEGTEPPFDNAYWNNEASGIYVDIVSGEPLFSSTDKFDSKTGWPSFTQPLVKDNIVERSDKSWFTVRTEVRSKKGNSHLGHVFDDGPAPTGLRYCINSASLRFIPAEKLAEEGFQEFTALFR from the coding sequence ATGAAGACTTCTCTCCTGATCCTACTCAGTATTACCACCACCCTCTTTCTTGCCGGGGTGATTACCGGAATCGCCGACACAACAGCGCCGGCGAAAGCACCTGCCACCCCTCGTACCACCGAAATCGCCCTCTTTGCCGGCGGCTGTTTTTGGTGTATGGAAAAACCCTTCGAGGTCCTGGATGGGGTGATCTCAGTAACCTCCGGCTATTCCGGAGGCAACAGTAAAAATCCAACCTACCAGGACTACGGTACCGGTGGACACATTGAAGTGGTGCGGATCATCTTCGACCCGCAAAAGATATCCTACCAGCAACTTCTCGACACCTTCTGGCGGCAGATCGACCCGACCGATGGCGGAGGCCAGTTTGTTGACCGGGGTCATTCCTATATTTCCGGGATTTTTTATTACAACGACGTTCAGAAAAAGCTGGCTGAGGAATCAAAGGACAACCTGGCAAAAAGCGCTATCTTCGCCAGACCTATTGTAACACCCATTGAACCGGCCCAGGAATTCTGGCCGGCGGAGGAATACCACCAGGATTACTATAAAAACAATCCAATCCGTTACAGCTACTACCGAAACGGTTCCGGACGGGACGATTTCCTGAAAAAATACTGGCAGGGAAAGGAGATCACTATGGTACAGGACAACAAGGCGGAGGATTTGCGCAGCCGGCTCACACCCCTGCAGTATAAGGTAACTCAGGAAGAAGGAACCGAGCCGCCTTTTGACAATGCCTACTGGAACAACGAGGCGTCCGGCATCTACGTCGATATCGTCTCCGGCGAACCCCTGTTTAGCTCAACCGACAAATTTGATTCGAAAACGGGCTGGCCGAGTTTTACCCAACCGCTGGTAAAGGACAATATTGTTGAACGTTCCGACAAGTCGTGGTTTACGGTCAGGACTGAGGTGCGCAGCAAGAAGGGTAATTCGCACCTGGGCCATGTCTTTGACGACGGCCCGGCGCCAACCGGACTGCGGTATTGCATCAATTCCGCGTCGTTACGCTTTATCCCGGCTGAAAAACTGGCGGAGGAAGGCTTTCAGGAGTTCACTGCCCTGTTTCGTTAA
- a CDS encoding glycine zipper 2TM domain-containing protein, which translates to MKLMKKMQLAVVAIALTGTMIFEAKAQDRSLDAMLVGAGGGALVGQAIGRDAKATLIGTAVGGALGLMVGNEMERGYDSGYRTTQAAVFFPPPPPIPPLVFSYNHRDHRDGYRPHHRPSRVCWEEVVTVERRHGRYRDVTRTVCRDDRDRGRWRDHHRGHWRGDRYDRHSW; encoded by the coding sequence ATGAAACTCATGAAGAAAATGCAATTAGCAGTAGTGGCCATCGCTTTGACCGGGACAATGATTTTTGAAGCTAAGGCCCAGGATAGGAGCCTTGATGCAATGCTGGTGGGTGCAGGCGGTGGCGCACTGGTCGGCCAGGCCATAGGCCGGGATGCCAAGGCTACCCTTATTGGTACGGCGGTGGGTGGGGCACTTGGCTTAATGGTCGGCAATGAGATGGAGAGAGGTTATGATAGTGGGTACCGCACGACCCAGGCCGCGGTATTTTTCCCTCCGCCACCACCCATCCCGCCATTGGTTTTTTCTTATAACCATCGTGATCATCGGGATGGGTATCGACCACACCATCGGCCGTCCCGGGTTTGCTGGGAGGAGGTCGTGACGGTTGAAAGACGGCATGGACGATACCGGGATGTGACAAGGACTGTTTGCCGTGATGACAGGGACAGAGGGAGGTGGCGAGACCATCATCGTGGCCATTGGCGAGGTGACCGCTACGACAGGCATTCATGGTAA
- a CDS encoding DUF2784 domain-containing protein: MLHRILADLVVLVHLFFIIFVVTGGFAAYFWSWRLILLHLPAAVWGVYIEFSGNICPLTPLENYLRQLAGQEGYSAGFVEHYLVPVIYPVGLTREIQVVLGLFVLVVNLAAYAFILRRIRTQRS, from the coding sequence ATGCTACACCGAATACTTGCCGATTTGGTCGTGCTGGTGCACCTGTTCTTCATAATCTTCGTTGTGACAGGGGGCTTTGCCGCCTATTTTTGGAGTTGGCGACTGATCCTGCTGCATCTGCCGGCTGCTGTATGGGGGGTATATATCGAATTCTCCGGCAACATCTGCCCGCTGACGCCACTTGAGAATTATCTCCGCCAATTGGCAGGCCAAGAGGGGTATTCGGCCGGCTTTGTTGAGCACTATCTGGTTCCGGTTATTTATCCGGTCGGGTTGACCCGCGAAATCCAGGTTGTCCTAGGTCTGTTCGTTCTTGTTGTGAATCTGGCTGCCTATGCTTTTATCCTCAGAAGGATCAGAACACAGCGCTCTTGA
- a CDS encoding Cache 3/Cache 2 fusion domain-containing protein translates to MFKKMKIQPKLVIMGCLLVILPQLIIASITFVQNKVLLDDTLTETKKLAYADLDHIVKSVYSLVQSHQDVNDLNIKSALNVAREVVTTNGGFTFDDKTVRWEAVNQFSLAPTPIDLPMMKVGNTWLGQVANPKANVLVVDRVRDLVSTTCTIFQRMNPAGDMLRVATNVIKKDGTRAIGTYIPAVEPDGNPNPVVAKILKGESFVGKAYVVNARYITAYEPIRDAANKIVGMLYVGIPLESVTSLRQSIMSTIVGKTGYAWVLDSQGNYIISQHGKRDGENINDLKDEKGSLFIQEMIKKAKALKPGQIAEHHYPWKNPGETQTRMKVARLTYFEPWDWVIGAGSAEEEFLDSTTKLEAAGMRSTILLLVVLVLSLTIAVVVWTLVARQITKPIVTLIDATERMSRGEIDIKIEVDSKDEIGSLAEAITRMQTSLKLAMTRMRKKS, encoded by the coding sequence ATGTTTAAGAAAATGAAGATTCAGCCCAAGCTGGTTATCATGGGGTGTCTGCTGGTGATTTTGCCGCAGTTGATTATCGCCTCCATAACCTTTGTCCAAAACAAAGTCCTGCTTGATGACACCCTGACAGAGACAAAGAAATTGGCCTACGCCGACCTTGATCACATTGTAAAATCCGTTTACAGCTTGGTACAATCGCACCAGGACGTCAACGATTTGAATATTAAAAGTGCCTTGAACGTTGCCCGCGAGGTCGTGACCACCAATGGCGGCTTCACTTTCGACGACAAAACTGTCCGCTGGGAGGCCGTTAACCAATTTTCATTAGCGCCCACCCCCATTGACCTGCCGATGATGAAGGTTGGTAATACCTGGCTTGGCCAGGTAGCCAATCCGAAGGCGAACGTTCTCGTTGTTGATCGGGTTCGCGATCTCGTTTCAACAACCTGTACGATCTTTCAGAGGATGAACCCAGCCGGCGACATGCTCCGCGTCGCCACTAACGTCATCAAGAAAGACGGCACTCGCGCCATCGGCACCTACATTCCGGCCGTCGAACCGGACGGAAACCCAAATCCGGTTGTCGCCAAGATCCTTAAGGGTGAATCCTTTGTTGGTAAAGCATACGTGGTCAACGCCAGGTATATCACTGCTTATGAACCAATTCGCGATGCGGCCAATAAAATAGTCGGCATGCTTTACGTCGGTATTCCGCTGGAAAGTGTTACAAGTCTCAGGCAGTCAATCATGAGCACTATTGTAGGTAAGACCGGCTACGCCTGGGTTCTTGATAGCCAAGGTAACTACATAATCTCACAACACGGCAAACGCGATGGCGAGAATATTAATGATCTCAAAGACGAGAAGGGCAGCTTGTTTATTCAAGAGATGATTAAAAAAGCCAAGGCCTTAAAACCAGGCCAAATTGCCGAACACCACTATCCTTGGAAAAACCCCGGAGAAACCCAAACTCGGATGAAGGTGGCTCGTCTGACCTACTTTGAACCGTGGGACTGGGTGATCGGCGCTGGTTCAGCTGAAGAGGAGTTCCTTGATTCTACCACCAAACTCGAAGCCGCGGGCATGAGAAGTACCATCCTCTTGCTGGTGGTTCTCGTACTCTCTTTGACCATCGCGGTTGTGGTGTGGACACTGGTCGCCAGACAAATTACCAAACCAATCGTCACGCTTATAGACGCTACCGAACGTATGAGTCGTGGCGAGATCGATATAAAAATTGAAGTCGATTCAAAGGATGAGATCGGCTCCCTTGCAGAAGCCATCACCCGTATGCAGACCAGCTTGAAACTGGCAATGACGAGAATGCGTAAAAAGAGTTAG